One genomic region from Podarcis raffonei isolate rPodRaf1 chromosome 16, rPodRaf1.pri, whole genome shotgun sequence encodes:
- the GAL3ST3 gene encoding galactose-3-O-sulfotransferase 3, translating into MMSRKKAILLLLAFSTGTLLLHQSAHLGWFPKSAPFSCAPPSPPRPKHTAVAFLKTHKTASTTVQNLLFRFAERHNLTVALPHHTCDHQFCYPRNFSARFVHPYTLPPRLIASHLRFNREELHRLMPNDTIYVTILREPVAMFESLFSYYNQYCPAYKRVPNGSMEAFLDDPRRYYRPHEKYAMYAHNTLVYDLGGDPEHSPEDPTYLPEFIRQVEGIFSLVMLAEYFDESLVLLRRLLAWDLEDILYVKLNMRSPESKLNITSARVAAQVHAWNALDARLYDHFNATFWRKLRRVGQDCVQKEVRALRRACEHLARRCFGGQPQLRPAMQIKNKELRPWQPSAKVGIVGYDLPGSGAPLDEQCLKLAMPEVQYSRYLLRKQSLRNRRRAALHRLLPPRGLLRPPRHPVPKAA; encoded by the exons ATGATGTCGCGCAAGAaggccatcctcctcctcctggcgttCAGCACAGGCACTTTGCTCCTGCACCAAAGTGCCCACCTCGGCTG GTTCCCAAAGTCGGCGCCCTTCAGCTGCGCGCCCCCGTCGCCCCCCCGCCCCAAGCACACTGCTGTGGCCTTCCTGAAGACCCACAAGACGGCCAGCACCACCGTGCAGAACCTGCTCTTCCGCTTTGCCGAGCGCCACAACCTGACGGTGGCGCTGCCTCACCACACCTGCGACCACCAGTTCTGCTACCCACGCAACTTCTCGGCCCGCTTCGTGCACCCTTACACGCTGCCGCCGCGGCTCATTGCCAGCCACCTGCGCTTCAACCGCGAGGAGCTGCACCGCCTCATGCCCAACGACACCATCTACGTCACCATCCTGCGCGAGCCGGTGGCCATGTTTGAGTCTCTCTTCAGCTACTACAACCAGTACTGCCCAGCCTACAAGAGGGTGCCCAATGGCTCCATGGAAGCCTTCCTCGATGACCCTCGCCGCTACTACCGCCCCCACGAGAAATATGCCATGTACGCGCACAACACGCTGGTGTACGACCTGGGGGGGGACCCCGAGCACAGCCCCGAAGACCCCACCTACTTGCCGGAGTTCATCCGCCAAGTGGAGGGCATCTTCTCGCTGGTGATGCTGGCCGAGTACTTTGACGAGTCCCTGGTCCTCCTGCGCCGCCTTCTGGCCTGGGACCTGGAGGACATCCTCTATGTCAAGCTGAACATGCGCAGCCCCGAGTCCAAGCTCAACATCACCTCGGCCCGCGTGGCGGCCCAGGTCCACGCCTGGAACGCCCTCGACGCCCGCCTCTACGACCACTTCAATGCCACCTTCTGGCGGAAGCTGAGGCGCGTGGGCCAGGACTGCGTCCAGAAGGAGGTGCGCGCCCTCCGCCGGGCCTGCGAACACCTGGCGCGCCGCTGCTTCGGGGGCCAGCCCCAGCTGCGCCCGGCCATGCAGATCAAGAACAAGGAGCTGAGGCCCTGGCAGCCCAGCGCCAAGGTGGGCATCGTGGGCTACGACCTGCCGGGCTCGGGTGCCCCCTTGGACGAACAGTGCCTCAAGCTGGCCATGCCCGAGGTGCAGTACTCCCGCTACCTGCTGAGGAAGCAGAGCCTGAGGAACCGAAGGAGGGCGGCCCTCCACCGGCTGCTGCCGCCTCGGGGGCTCCTGCGGCCACCCCGGCACCCTGTCCCCAAGGCGGCATGA